The Kosakonia sacchari SP1 genome includes a window with the following:
- the thrB gene encoding homoserine kinase, translating to MVKVYAPASSANMSVGFDVLGAAVTPVDGTLLGDNVSVEAADHFSLKNVGRFASKLPTEPKENIVYQCWELFCQEIGKQVSVAMTLEKNMPIGSGLGSSACSVVAALVAMNEFCGKPLNETRMLALMGELEGRISGSVHYDNVAPCYLGGMQLMIEESGIISQQVPGFDEWLWVLAYPGIKVSTAEARAILPAQYRRQDCIAHGRHLAGFIHACYSRQPALAAKLMKDVIAEPYRMKLLPGFGEARKAVADIGALACGISGSGPTLFALCDKPDTAQRVADWLGKHYLQNQEGFVHICRLDTAGARVVG from the coding sequence ATGGTGAAGGTGTATGCTCCGGCCTCCAGTGCCAATATGAGCGTGGGTTTTGATGTGCTTGGCGCGGCGGTTACGCCCGTGGATGGTACGTTGTTGGGCGATAATGTCAGTGTGGAAGCGGCCGATCATTTCAGCCTGAAGAATGTGGGCCGCTTCGCCAGTAAATTACCGACTGAGCCGAAAGAAAATATCGTTTATCAGTGCTGGGAACTGTTTTGTCAGGAGATTGGCAAGCAGGTTTCCGTCGCGATGACGCTGGAAAAAAACATGCCGATCGGTTCCGGGCTCGGCTCCAGCGCCTGTTCCGTGGTCGCGGCGCTGGTCGCGATGAATGAGTTTTGCGGTAAGCCGCTGAACGAAACACGCATGCTGGCGCTGATGGGCGAGCTGGAAGGGCGTATTTCCGGTAGTGTGCATTACGATAACGTCGCGCCTTGCTACCTCGGCGGCATGCAATTGATGATCGAGGAAAGCGGCATTATCAGCCAGCAGGTGCCAGGCTTTGATGAGTGGCTGTGGGTTTTGGCGTATCCAGGCATTAAAGTCTCGACAGCGGAAGCGCGCGCGATTCTGCCAGCGCAATATCGCCGTCAGGATTGCATTGCTCACGGTCGCCACCTGGCGGGCTTTATCCATGCTTGCTACAGCCGTCAGCCAGCGCTGGCAGCAAAATTGATGAAAGATGTGATTGCCGAACCGTACCGCATGAAGTTGCTGCCGGGGTTTGGGGAAGCACGTAAAGCAGTGGCGGATATTGGCGCGCTGGCCTGCGGGATCTCGGGTTCCGGACCAACGCTGTTTGCCTTGTGCGACAAACCGGATACCGCTCAGCGTGTTGCCGATTGGCTCGGCAAGCACTATCTGCAAAATCAGGAAGGCTTCGTTCATATTTGCCGGCTGGACACGGCGGGCGCTCGCGTAGTGGGATAA